Genomic window (Sediminispirochaeta smaragdinae DSM 11293):
CACAGGCCCCTTCGTCATCGTGACAATAAATAAGTACGCCTCCCTTTGATAAACGAAGAGCATATTCAACAAAAGCGCTCATGATATCATCGATATCCCTGAAATAGTCGAGATGATCGGCCTCGACGCTGGTCAGGACGATCCATTGAGGATAAAAGCTGAGAAAATGACGTCGATATTCACAGGTTTCGGCGATAAAAAACGAATCGCCGCCAAAAAAAATAGAGCCTCCGCCGAAAGCCGGAACAGCGGAACCGGCGAGGACAAAGGCAGGAAGCGCGGCAGCTCTGGCCATCACCCCGGCAAGGGCAGATGTGGTGGTCTTTCCGTGAGAACCGGCAATACCTGCAAAGGGTACGGTTTCACTGATTGATCCGAGCGCTTGAGTATAGGAAAGAACAGGTATACCTTGCCCAAAGGCGGCAAGGATCTCGGGATGTTTCTCAGGATCGTAGGCCGCGGAGTAGATGAGCCCAGCCGCATCTTTTGGGAGATTTTCTTTGCGAAACTCCTCGAAAAAGGGGATTCCAAGTCGTTTTAGAACATCATCGGTGTAAAAGTGTTCGGCCGTATCGCTACCGGAAACAATAGCACCCTGTCTTAGCAGAAGTTCGGCGAGAGCGGCCATTCCGGTACCCTTTATGCCGACCAAATGAAATTTAAGACCGGATATATCCCCGCACAGTGATATTCGTTGCATGATAGGATCATACATTTTGAAAAAAAGATGTGCAACCGCCTATTAAACGTGTAACTATTCTCCCCCTGTGTTGTTTCTATTTTCAGAAAGGGCGTCGGAATTATCAGGACGAACCGCCTTATGACGGTGATAAACCGACAACGACAGGCACCGTGGCCGTTGGCCAGGATCGCATGCTTCTTTCACTCCTCCTCTCTTTTGGCTCCGACCATTTCTCTGGTCGGAGCCGCTTTTTTCTGATACAGTTTTTTCATGAATTGGAAATCAATCTACCGCACCATTCGTACGGTTATACGCGAGTTTCTGAAAGATTCCTGTACCCTGAGGGCATCGGGACTCGCCTTTTCCACCCTTTTGGCCCTTGTTCCCCTGAGTGCCACCGTCTTCGGTATCTCCACCGCCTTCGGGGCATTTTCCTCCACTGAAGCTCAGATTAAGAATTTTCTCATAAACCAACTACTTCCCACACGCCAACAGGAAATTCTCAGCACCATCGAGGTTTTCGTGGAAAATGCGAATACCCTTGGTATCGTAGGCTTCATGGTCTTTGCAGTCACATCGGTTTCCCTGTTAAACGGCATTAATGTGAACTTCAATGCGGTCTGGGGAAGCCCAATCAAAAAAGGTATTCTCCTTTTTTTTACCAATTACACATCCATCATCGTATTCGGAACTATTTTTCTTGGTGCTAGTTTTACCCTAACGAACACAGCTACCCAGATTATAAAGGGAGTCCCAGAATTATTTTGGCTTCTAAAAATCGGCCTCCGCATTGCTCCCTATCTTTTTACCTTTCTTCTCTTTCTTATCATGATCTATGTTATTCCCACCGGTGTCGTTCGAAAAAAAAGCGCTCTCGTTGGGGCTCTTATCGGCTCGATTCTCTGGGAAGTGGCAAAATACGGATTTGTAAAGGGTACCAATTATATACTCAGGGCCTCAATCATTTACGGTTCCATCGCAACGATTCCTATCTTTCTATTCTGGCTCTACCTCATATGGATGATCATTTTTTTCTCCCTTGAGGCTTCCTACGTTCATCAGCACTACAGCGCCGAGGTCTCCTTTCTCGACGGGAAAATGGATAATCCCGCCATTTCAGTATCTCTTTCGCTTCGCATCTATTTTATCTGTGCAGAGGCTTTCCTAAGGGGAAAAAGTCCGATAGATACCGATGAACTGGTTCTTCGATTCTCTTTGGACCAGAGTACGTTCTATCGCGCCATAGAACCTCTCACGCGCTCCTCCCTCATCTACGAAGTACAGCCGCATCATCTTATCTTTCCGGGAAAAGATCTTTCAGGAGTAACGTTGTCGTCACTTATTGCAAGCCTATTTTCCTACGACGAAGAGGGTGCGACTGCTGGAGCGGTACATCCTCTCGTTGCCCAGTTTATACAATCGGGAAGTTCCAGCTTCAATGAAACATCGGTTCTGGATTATCTTAATGAACATAGAGATGGGGAATCTGTCAGGTGAAAAACGGACACAGGCTTTTTTCCCTCATGATCCTTGTTACATCCCTGAGCTCCTGTACCCTTCCTCCTTCTTCGATCGTCGCGGAAGGGCCTTCCCTGACCGATGAGAAGATTGAAGAGCTCCTATCTTCCGCCCCCTTTGCCATTACGACCTCCGATTCGGAGAATGTACCCCTGACGAAACTTTCCTTTCGCTATGTAGAGCCCTTTCAAGAGCTCCCCCCGGATTCCTTGATTATTCGAAGAGAGGAGCTTGCTTTTACAACAGAACTGCATGATTCCCGCTTTTCTCTTACCAGAAAGGAGGCAAAAGAGGCGACGGCATCGAAATCGGATGATCTGATCCAATCGACGGACCTCCGTCTTCCGCGTCGGGCCCTCAGCATCGACGGGAGCTATCTGGGAGATCCCGGCTATCCCCTTATTCGTTATCTCGTGCTTTTGGTTCATCCCCTTTCCGAGACGAAACCTGAGAGCTTCTTTCAAAAGGTTTCGTTTCTCATCACCAAGGGAAAAAGAGATGAGCGCTTACGCGCTCATCGCAAGGCTGTGGAATCTTGGGTAAAAAAGATAGCAGCATCGCAACCCTCTGCTGCGGAAAAAACGATCTGGATAGATTCTGTAGGTGATATGATCTTCAGCAGAGGTGTGGAGCCACTTCTCAGCCAAAGCGGGGGCCTATATAAGGTTTTCGATACAACCCTGCCCATCCTTCAATCCGCGCATCTTAGTGCCGGAAATTTCGAGGGGACCCTCGCCTCTGCAAATAGAAAAGCGGAACCCAAAAGCTATAACTTTCGTTTTTCACCAAAGGTTCTTCCCTATCTGGAAAAGGCGGGCTTCGATTATCTTTCCATCACCAACAATCATATCTGGGATTTCGGTAAGGAGGGCTTTCTGGATACCCTGAAGGCCATCGAATCTTCTCATCTTGCCACAAGCGGTGCAGGACGCAATTTTAAGGCTGCTGCCGTCCCGTGGAAAACCGAGCTCGAACATCAAGAAATTTCCATTCTGTCCGTCGGCGCCTATCCTCAGGAGCGCAACGGCTTCAACGGAAAAGATATTGCCTTTGCGGGGAATGATAAGCCGGGAATCCTTTTTGTCGACAGAGGGGCAAGGGAGGCCATCAAAGAGGCCTTTGACGATGATGCATTTCATGTGCTCTATGTGCACGGGGGGTGGGAGTGGCACCGAAAACCGGACGCATATTATCGGGAACTCTATCGTTCTTTTGTGGACCTGGGAGCCGACCTTGTTGTTGCAAGCCATCCCCACGTGCTTCAGGGGATGGAGGCCTATCACGGAGCTCTCATCGCCTACAGCCTGGGAAATTTTATTTTTCCGGGGATGGAAGAGATGAAGTGGGCCACCGATTCCATGATTCTCCGGGTGGGTATACGGGAAGGGAAGATCTGCTACGTGGAGCCGATACCTGCGGTTTTATCCGGAAAAGGGGTTAAAAAAGATCCGGATGAGGCAAAGGCGTTACAGCGTTTTATAGAACTGCACGTGGAAGAGTAAGCGAAACCAGTCCGGAAAGCAACCAGCAATAAAAAACCACCGAATAGCTCATCGGTGGTTTGAAACTCATATCTTGTATCTTGATTTTGTGAAGATTGAAAAGGTTATGCCGAAAGAGAAACCTTTCCGTGAGCAACAGCCTTGTTGCATTCCTTACAGATCTTGATCTTCTTTCCCTCTTTCTCCACTTCATACAGCAGTTTGATGCCGGTTCGATTGCAGAGGGGACATGTACCGCGACCACTTTTGATCAATTCCCGAATTCCACTGCCACGATGTGCTTTCGACATATTGTTTCTCCTTAAAGGCTGAATATACCTGGTTTAAGGGACTATATCGTCACCTTGTGAAAAAGTCAAGGCGCCGGAAACAACGGCTCTCCAGATATTGGGAAGCCTATCGTCAATAAAATTGCGAAGATTTTTCGGCCTTCCCTGAGTTACCGTATCACTCACAAGCCGAAGGACGGCAGAAGGAACAGAATAGCGGTTAAGTACCGTAAGGACAGCGGCACTCTCCATATCGATCACACCAGGAGAAGCGATACCATCTCTCCTTTCGCTGGCCAGAAAACGGTCACCTGTGCATGAAGTACCCGAAAACGCGGCAAGGTCTGCCTGAGCCATAGCCGCATGGATCACTCCGCTCAGCCTCTCGTCGGTGTACTCTATGCCTCCTCCGTCGGGATAGATACCGCTCTTTCCCCGTCCAGGCTGGACTTCGAGGTCCCACTGAAGCGTATCAGAGGCAATGAGAAGATCCCCTATCGATTCCTTGTCAGCTGCACCGCCGATACCCAAGAGAACGGCGCAGTCGATTTTTTGCTTTGCGGCGATCGACCGTTCGAGAATAGCAACCGTCGTGGCGACCGAGCGAACCTTCCCCATCCCGGTGGTATAGGCTTCAATAAGAACATGCTCATTGTCGCTGATGATCGTCCTGTAGCCCTTTCCAAAGAGGCAATTTCCGGTTTCCTGAAAGGGGAAGAGCTGTAACAGGGGATGGAGCTCCATCGGCAAGGGCGATAACAAGAGTATCATCCCGTCCCCCGGCTCTTGCCCGAGCTCAGCCATTCCATGACAGCCGATGCGGCGCCTCCCTCGGAAGCGGGAGGGAATGTGTGAAACCGGTATGCGTGTGATAAGGGAAAACCTTCGACCACCGCAGCACTTCCGGCCCAGCGCAGCATATGCAAGTCGTTGAAATCATTCCCCACCGCCAGAACCTCTTTCCGATCAATCTTCAGCCGATCGCAGAGCAAGGCCAGACCGCTCCCCTTGTCGACCCCCTTGGAAAAGAGCTCAAGCCAGAATGACCGTCCATCCAGAGGGCTTGTGGAACGAATGACCGAATAGTGTGAAGAAAGGGACATAAGGAGTTTGTCGGAAATCCGCTCCTCATCAGCTATGGCGATAATCTGGGTAAGCTCTCCGGGTAGCTCGATAGGGCCCTCTCCTGCCACGGCATAGGTATGATAGCGCTCTATCCTTCGTTCGAAGTCGGGATGACCTGCAAAACGTCG
Coding sequences:
- a CDS encoding YihY/virulence factor BrkB family protein; amino-acid sequence: MNWKSIYRTIRTVIREFLKDSCTLRASGLAFSTLLALVPLSATVFGISTAFGAFSSTEAQIKNFLINQLLPTRQQEILSTIEVFVENANTLGIVGFMVFAVTSVSLLNGINVNFNAVWGSPIKKGILLFFTNYTSIIVFGTIFLGASFTLTNTATQIIKGVPELFWLLKIGLRIAPYLFTFLLFLIMIYVIPTGVVRKKSALVGALIGSILWEVAKYGFVKGTNYILRASIIYGSIATIPIFLFWLYLIWMIIFFSLEASYVHQHYSAEVSFLDGKMDNPAISVSLSLRIYFICAEAFLRGKSPIDTDELVLRFSLDQSTFYRAIEPLTRSSLIYEVQPHHLIFPGKDLSGVTLSSLIASLFSYDEEGATAGAVHPLVAQFIQSGSSSFNETSVLDYLNEHRDGESVR
- a CDS encoding CapA family protein, giving the protein MKNGHRLFSLMILVTSLSSCTLPPSSIVAEGPSLTDEKIEELLSSAPFAITTSDSENVPLTKLSFRYVEPFQELPPDSLIIRREELAFTTELHDSRFSLTRKEAKEATASKSDDLIQSTDLRLPRRALSIDGSYLGDPGYPLIRYLVLLVHPLSETKPESFFQKVSFLITKGKRDERLRAHRKAVESWVKKIAASQPSAAEKTIWIDSVGDMIFSRGVEPLLSQSGGLYKVFDTTLPILQSAHLSAGNFEGTLASANRKAEPKSYNFRFSPKVLPYLEKAGFDYLSITNNHIWDFGKEGFLDTLKAIESSHLATSGAGRNFKAAAVPWKTELEHQEISILSVGAYPQERNGFNGKDIAFAGNDKPGILFVDRGAREAIKEAFDDDAFHVLYVHGGWEWHRKPDAYYRELYRSFVDLGADLVVASHPHVLQGMEAYHGALIAYSLGNFIFPGMEEMKWATDSMILRVGIREGKICYVEPIPAVLSGKGVKKDPDEAKALQRFIELHVEE
- a CDS encoding 5'-methylthioadenosine/S-adenosylhomocysteine nucleosidase family protein; the protein is MILLLSPLPMELHPLLQLFPFQETGNCLFGKGYRTIISDNEHVLIEAYTTGMGKVRSVATTVAILERSIAAKQKIDCAVLLGIGGAADKESIGDLLIASDTLQWDLEVQPGRGKSGIYPDGGGIEYTDERLSGVIHAAMAQADLAAFSGTSCTGDRFLASERRDGIASPGVIDMESAAVLTVLNRYSVPSAVLRLVSDTVTQGRPKNLRNFIDDRLPNIWRAVVSGALTFSQGDDIVP
- a CDS encoding HAD hydrolase family protein, yielding MSSSNRSLIALDFDGTMAVGGNPVASVVKLLECGLPRDVVRVVATGRSLASIRESWPEPWPLDYLIFSSGAGLYDCSSRRLCWKRHLKKSETEWGLRLLEAEAIDYMVHFPIPDNHRFFYRRFAGHPDFERRIERYHTYAVAGEGPIELPGELTQIIAIADEERISDKLLMSLSSHYSVIRSTSPLDGRSFWLELFSKGVDKGSGLALLCDRLKIDRKEVLAVGNDFNDLHMLRWAGSAAVVEGFPLSHAYRFHTFPPASEGGAASAVMEWLSSGKSRGTG